In Thermococcus stetteri, a genomic segment contains:
- a CDS encoding ABC transporter permease, translating to MSFVRKLGAIYRTDLKLMRRDPMLMYSVVMTLVILFIIRYFKDRIGVYYPLLALLGLIFIPMIFGMMPGFIMADEKEEKTIQALKVIPISSEAFLAYRLTWASIVTVIITAVAPYILDIEIPQEGLLALITLFLLEVWVYGLLISTLAESRMQAITVSKVLGWLLMLPPVIKLVVVWRNLPTDWSRFTAFLPTYWLYRVFEGIPSNDYGDFPIALAVHLVWLVPLVLLFRRRVL from the coding sequence ATGAGCTTCGTTAGGAAGTTGGGAGCCATCTACAGAACCGACCTCAAGCTCATGAGGAGGGACCCGATGCTCATGTACAGCGTGGTGATGACGCTCGTAATCCTCTTCATCATCCGCTACTTCAAAGACCGCATCGGGGTCTATTACCCCCTCCTGGCCCTCCTGGGCCTGATATTCATCCCGATGATATTCGGAATGATGCCCGGCTTCATAATGGCCGACGAGAAGGAGGAAAAGACGATACAGGCCCTGAAGGTTATTCCGATATCGAGCGAGGCCTTCTTGGCGTATAGGCTGACCTGGGCCTCGATAGTAACGGTCATCATAACGGCCGTCGCGCCCTACATCCTCGACATAGAGATTCCTCAGGAGGGTCTCTTGGCACTAATCACGCTCTTCCTCCTCGAGGTCTGGGTTTACGGGCTTCTCATCTCGACGCTGGCGGAGTCGAGGATGCAGGCAATAACGGTGAGCAAAGTTTTAGGTTGGCTCCTCATGCTCCCGCCGGTGATAAAGCTCGTCGTCGTATGGCGGAACCTCCCAACGGACTGGAGCAGGTTCACGGCGTTCCTCCCTACCTACTGGCTCTACAGGGTCTTCGAGGGGATTCCCTCCAACGACTATGGAGACTTCC